The genomic region TGACCGACCTGCGAAGCGCGCTGGGTGGCTCCGACATCGAGGCCATCAAGACGGCGCAGGAGAAGGTCGCCCGAGTCTCCCAGGAGGTCGGCGGCGCGCTCTACGCCCAGAACGCCGAGGCCGGTGCCGAGGGTGCGCCCGGTGCCGAGGCCGGCGAGGGTGGCGCGTCCTCCCCGACCGCTGACGACGACGTCGTCGACGCCGAGATCGTCGACGAGGACACCGACAAGCGGTCGTGACGACGCGGGACGAGGATGCGCCGCGGGTCGTGATCCGCGACAAGCGGCGCATCGATCCGATGACCGGAGCGGTCCGGGTGCCGGCCGGCGACCAGCCGGCCGGCACCACCCCCGATGCCGCCGCCCCCGCTGCGCACACCCCAGATGCAGCCTCCCGAGAGGAACAGATGAGCGAGCACGAGACGCCGGTCGTCGAGGAGCCGACGCCGAGCCAGCCCGAAGCCCCGCCGCCCGGTGGGGACCTGGAGAAGCAGCTGGCCGAGCGGACCGAGGACCTGCAGCGGGTCACCGCCGAGTACGCCAACTACCGGCGCCGGGTCGACCGCGATCGCACCCTGGTCGTCGACCAGGCGGCCGAGCGGTTCGCGCTGCAGCTGTTCCCGATCGTCGACGACATCGAGCGGGCCCGTGACCACGGGGACCTGACCGGTGCCTTCAAGGTCGTGGCCGACCGGGTCCTGGGCCTGCTCGAGGGCCTCGGGGTCGAGGCGTTCGGCACGGCCGGCGACCCGTTCGACCCGTCGCTGCACGAGGCGGTCCTGCACGACACGTCGCCGGAGGTCGCGGTCCCGACCGCCACCACGGTGCTGCGGCAGGGTTTCCGACGCGGTGACCGGGTCCTGCGGACGGCGATGGTCGGTGTCAGCGAGCCGGAGAACCCGGCACCGGCCGCGCCGGCGGCGCCGACCGCCACGGACGAGACCAGCGCTCCGGCGTCCGACTGATCCAGAGAGGGGGCGCCCGATGAGCACCCGGGACTTCATCGAGAAGGACTACTACGCCGCATTGGGCGTCCCCAAGGACGCCGATGCGTCGGCGATCAAGAAGGCCTACCGCAAGCTGGCGCAGGAGCTGCACCCGGACAAGAACCCGGGCAACGCCGAGGCCGAGGCGCGGTTCAAGGACGTCTCCGAGGCCTACGACGTGCTGTCGGACACCAAGCGGCGGACCGAGTACGACGAGGCCCGCCGGCTGTTCGGGGGCGGCGGCCGGCCGGGCGGCTTCCCCGGCGGGTTCCCGGGCGGGGGCGGCGGCCAGCCGTTCGACCTCGGTGACCTGTTCGGCGCCGCGGGCGGCGCCGGGCCGGCCGGTGGCCGCGGTGCCGGCGGGCTCGGCGACATCCTCGGCGGGCTGTTCGGCGGTGCGGCCGGGGGTGGCGCGCGCGCCCGCAGCCAGGCCGCGTCCGGCCCCGCCCGCGGTCAGGACGTCGAGACCGAGGCCACGCTTTCCTTCGACGAGGCGGCCCTCGGTGTGACCGTCCCGCTGCGGATGCAGAGCCCGGGCACCTGCCCGACCTGCGCCGGCAGCGGCGCCAAGCCGGGTACGAGCCCGCACACCTGCCCGGTCTGCCAGGGCGCCGGTGTGACCAGCCGGAGCCAGGGGGCCTTTGCCTTCTCCGAGCCCTGCCGCAACTGCCGCGGCACCGGCTCGGTCGTCGACGACCCGTGCCCGACCTGCGCCGGCAACGGCGTCACGACCCAGACCCGCACGATCACCGTCCGCATCCCGGCGGGGGTCAAGGACGGCCAGCGCATCCGGCTGGCCGGCAAGGGCGCGCCGGGACGACGGGGCGGGCCGGCGGGCGACCTCTTCGTCGTGGTCCACGTCTCCGAGCACGAGCTGTTGGGGCGCAAGGGCGAGGATCTGACGCTCACCGTGCCGATCACCTTCGCCGAGGCCGCTCTCGGGACGACGCTGACCGTGCCGACGCTCGACGGGAACGTCTCGCTCAAGGTGCCGGCCGGTACCGCCAGCGGGCGCACCCTGCGCGTCCGGGGGCGGGGCGTGCACGGCAAGGGTCGCTCCGGCGACCTGCTCGTCACCCTGGAGGTGGCGGTGCCCTCCCGGCTGACCCCCGCGCAGCGCAAGGTCATCGAGAACCTCGCCGAGGAGATGGCCGAGGACCCGCGCCCGCAGATCACCGCCGCGGTGCAGGCGGGAGGTGAGCGGTGAGCAGCTCCCACGACGGCGTCCGCGCCGTCGCCGAGGACGCTCCGGTGTTCGTCATCTCCGTGGCGGCGCAGCTGGCCGGCATGCACGCGCAGACGCTGCGCCAGTACGACCGGCTCGGGCTGGTCAGCCCCGGCCGGACGCCCGGCGGTGGCCGCCGGTACAGCCCGCGGGACGTCGCCCTCCTCCGTGAGGTGCAGCGCCTCTCGCAGGAGGACGGCGTCAACCTGGCCGGGATCAAGCGGATCATCGACCTCGAGTCGCAGGTCGAGGCGTTGCAGGCCCGGGTGCGCGAACTGCTGGAGGCGCTCGACCTGTCCGAGGCCCGACTCATGGCGGCCGAGGCCGCCGTCCCCGCCGGGTACCGGCGCGACCTCGTGCCCCGGAGCAGGCAGAGTTCGGCGCTGGTCGTCTGGCGGCCGCGGAGCGATCGGTGACCGGTTGGTCGGACGACGGCGACCCGCGCGCCGGCGATGCCCATGAGGCCTTCGTCCGGCTGGAGCGCGAGGTCGGTCTGCTGCTGCGCCGGGCCCGCGCCATCTCCACCCGCCTGGCCGGCGAGCTGCATCCCGACCTCGACGGCGCGGCGTACGGTCTCTTGGCGCTGCTCCAGGACTCCGGCCCGTTGCGGGCCAGCGACCTCGTGACCCGGCTGGGCCTGGACAAGAGCACGGTCAGCCGCCAGGTGGCCCACCTGGTCGATCTGGGACTCGTCGACCGCGCGGCCGACCCCGTCGACGGGCGGGCCCAGGTGCTGACGCCGTCGGCCGAGGGCTCGGCCCGCCTGTCCCGGATCCGTGAGGTGCGCCGGGCCCGCTGGGAGTCCGACCTGGGCGACTGGCCGCCGGCCGATGTCGCCCAGCTGGCGGAGTTGCTCGCCCGGCTGAACCAGCTCGGCGAGGCCCGCGAGGCGACGGGCTCCTGACTTCGGTGCGAGCCGTCCCACGGGCCTCCACCCGCCCGGCTGACGCCGCCCTCCCTCTCAGGCATTGGAACCTTCACCTGCGTTCTGGCGCTGCGATGCGCAGGTGAAGGTACCTATGCCCACGGCGGGCTACTGGTCGAGTGCGGCGTCGAGGGTGATCTCGGTGCCGGCCAGGGCCTTGCTGACCGGGCAGCCGACCTTCGCCGCCTGTGCGGCCTGTTCGAACCCGGCCGCGTCGAGGCCGTCGACCTCGCCGCGGACGGTGAGCGTGATCCCCGTGATGTGGGGGGCGCCGTCCTTCTGCCCGAGGGTCACGTCCGCGGTCACCTCGAGGGCCTGCGGGGTGCCGCCGGCCTTGCCGATCTCGCTGGACAGGGCCATCGCGAAGCAGGAGGAATGCGCGGCAGCGATGAGCTCCTCGGGGCTGGTGGTTCCCCCGGCCTCCTCCGCGGCGCGCTTGGGGAAGGACACCTCGTAGGTGCCGACCTTGGAGCTGGAGAGCTCGACCTGGCCGGAGCCCTCCTGCAGGGTGCCGTTCCAGGCGGTGCGTGCGGTGCGAGTAGGCATGAGGCCTCTTCCGTGCCGGGCGCCGCCAGCTCCTGGACGGCGCGTCGACCAGCCCCTACCCGGTGAGCTGCGGGCTCAACGCATTCAGCAGACGGCTTCCCCGCGGTTGACCCGCTCGGTCAGCAGACGCAGCCGCTGCATGAGCTCGTCGAACTCTCCGCTGTCGAAGCCGATGGCGCCGATCATCTTCTCGGAGATCGCGAACGCCTTCTCGCGGAGGGCGCGGCCCTCGTCGGTCAGCGCGATGGCGACCGAGCGCTCGTCCTCGACCCGGCGGTGCCGGGTGACCAGTCCCGCGGCGGTCAGCCGCTTGAGCAGCGGGGACAGGGTGCCGCTGTCGAGGGCCAGGCGGGAACCGAGCTGCCCGACGGTCTGGTGGTCGGACTCCCAGAGCAGCATCATGACGAGGTACTGGGGATAGGTCAGGCCGAGGGCGTCGAGCATCGGCCGGTAGCGCGCCGTCACTGCCCGGGAAGCGGCGTACAGC from Blastococcus colisei harbors:
- the grpE gene encoding nucleotide exchange factor GrpE; the encoded protein is MTTRDEDAPRVVIRDKRRIDPMTGAVRVPAGDQPAGTTPDAAAPAAHTPDAASREEQMSEHETPVVEEPTPSQPEAPPPGGDLEKQLAERTEDLQRVTAEYANYRRRVDRDRTLVVDQAAERFALQLFPIVDDIERARDHGDLTGAFKVVADRVLGLLEGLGVEAFGTAGDPFDPSLHEAVLHDTSPEVAVPTATTVLRQGFRRGDRVLRTAMVGVSEPENPAPAAPAAPTATDETSAPASD
- the dnaJ gene encoding molecular chaperone DnaJ gives rise to the protein MSTRDFIEKDYYAALGVPKDADASAIKKAYRKLAQELHPDKNPGNAEAEARFKDVSEAYDVLSDTKRRTEYDEARRLFGGGGRPGGFPGGFPGGGGGQPFDLGDLFGAAGGAGPAGGRGAGGLGDILGGLFGGAAGGGARARSQAASGPARGQDVETEATLSFDEAALGVTVPLRMQSPGTCPTCAGSGAKPGTSPHTCPVCQGAGVTSRSQGAFAFSEPCRNCRGTGSVVDDPCPTCAGNGVTTQTRTITVRIPAGVKDGQRIRLAGKGAPGRRGGPAGDLFVVVHVSEHELLGRKGEDLTLTVPITFAEAALGTTLTVPTLDGNVSLKVPAGTASGRTLRVRGRGVHGKGRSGDLLVTLEVAVPSRLTPAQRKVIENLAEEMAEDPRPQITAAVQAGGER
- a CDS encoding heat shock protein transcriptional repressor HspR; the protein is MSSSHDGVRAVAEDAPVFVISVAAQLAGMHAQTLRQYDRLGLVSPGRTPGGGRRYSPRDVALLREVQRLSQEDGVNLAGIKRIIDLESQVEALQARVRELLEALDLSEARLMAAEAAVPAGYRRDLVPRSRQSSALVVWRPRSDR
- a CDS encoding MarR family winged helix-turn-helix transcriptional regulator; the encoded protein is MTGWSDDGDPRAGDAHEAFVRLEREVGLLLRRARAISTRLAGELHPDLDGAAYGLLALLQDSGPLRASDLVTRLGLDKSTVSRQVAHLVDLGLVDRAADPVDGRAQVLTPSAEGSARLSRIREVRRARWESDLGDWPPADVAQLAELLARLNQLGEAREATGS
- a CDS encoding OsmC family peroxiredoxin: MPTRTARTAWNGTLQEGSGQVELSSSKVGTYEVSFPKRAAEEAGGTTSPEELIAAAHSSCFAMALSSEIGKAGGTPQALEVTADVTLGQKDGAPHITGITLTVRGEVDGLDAAGFEQAAQAAKVGCPVSKALAGTEITLDAALDQ
- a CDS encoding MarR family winged helix-turn-helix transcriptional regulator: MTALPAPSVALDDQLCFALYAASRAVTARYRPMLDALGLTYPQYLVMMLLWESDHQTVGQLGSRLALDSGTLSPLLKRLTAAGLVTRHRRVEDERSVAIALTDEGRALREKAFAISEKMIGAIGFDSGEFDELMQRLRLLTERVNRGEAVC